The sequence GCAAGGCAAAACCGCTTTTCCGCATTCGACCAAAATACGATCAATCGTCATATGGTCTTGACCATTTTACGATCGATCGAAGAATGGTCGGATGGCTTCGAAGGCCTCCCGCATCCGTTCGCCCGCGGCACGCCCGCGGCTCTACGACGCCGTCCTCGACTGGCATCTCGCCCGCGACCGGCAGATGGCGTTCGTGGCCGGGCCGCGTCAGGTGGGGAAGACCACCGCCTGCCGCCGCCGGGCCGAAGCGGTCCTCAACTGGGACAACGCCGACGACCGCGCCGTGATTCTCGCCGGGCCTGCCGCGACGGCGCGGCACCTGGCGCTCGAACGCCTCCGCTCCGACGCGCTGGTGGTGCTCGTCGACGAAATCCACAAGTTCGGCGGCTGGAAAGGGTTTCTCAAGGGGGTCTTCGACACGCATGGCGAGCGTCTGCGGTTGCTCGTGACGGGCAGCTCGCGGCTCGACATCTACCGCCACGGCGGCGACAGCCTGATGGGGCGATACTTGCTCTACCGCCTCCATCCGTTTTCGGTCGCCGAGATCGCCGATCCGCGGCTCCCCGACGAACGGCGCGTGATCCGCCCGCCCCGCCGCATTCCTGCGGCCGAGTGGCGGGCGCTGTGGGAGCACGGTGGCTTCCCGGAACCGTTCCTGAAGCGCGACCCGCGGTTCACGCGGCGCTGGGCGGCACTGCGTCGCCAGCAGCTCGTCCGCGAGGACATTCGCGACCTGACGCGGGTCCACGAATTGGGAAGGATCGAGATCCTCGTCCGACACCTGGAGGCGCATTCCGGGGACCAAGTCGTGTTCAGCACGCTGGCAGGGCTGCTCGGCGTCTCGGTCGACACGGCGCGCCGTTGGGTCGGGACGCTCGCGGGGTTCTACCTCGGGTTCACGCTCCAGCCCTGGCATGCCAACGTGGCGCGGAGCCTCCGCAAGGAGCCGAAGTGGTATCTTCGCGACTGGTCGAAAGTTACCGACCTCGGCAAGCGCGCCGAGACGTTCGTCGGCTGCCACCTCCTCAAGGCCGTCGAGGGCTGGACCGATCTCGGCC is a genomic window of Planctomycetota bacterium containing:
- a CDS encoding ATP-binding protein gives rise to the protein MAFVAGPRQVGKTTACRRRAEAVLNWDNADDRAVILAGPAATARHLALERLRSDALVVLVDEIHKFGGWKGFLKGVFDTHGERLRLLVTGSSRLDIYRHGGDSLMGRYLLYRLHPFSVAEIADPRLPDERRVIRPPRRIPAAEWRALWEHGGFPEPFLKRDPRFTRRWAALRRQQLVREDIRDLTRVHELGRIEILVRHLEAHSGDQVVFSTLAGLLGVSVDTARRWVGTLAGFYLGFTLQPWHANVARSLRKEPKWYLRDWSKVTDLGKRAETFVGCHLLKAVEGWTDLGLGEFQLAYLRDKERREVDFVVVRDGRPWFLVEVKHSGMELRGSLRHFQEQLGAPHAFQVVIEADDVAADCFARPGGPLVVPARTFLSQLL